GCCTTGCATGCACGTGCATGCAAGACGAATGCGCGAAGCGGCCACGGGAATCGGGACGAGGATCCATCGGGAGCAACTGGCGGAGGGGCAAGCGACGATTGGCGTGAGCGACGGGAGATGGGATGGGGAATTGGCGGTGAGCCGATTGGCGGAGGGTAAAACGACCGACTCCTCGGGATGACCGAAGTCACACCGAGGAGCCTGAGGGTCACATCAGCCACTTAGCTGATTGTGAGGGGTTGGTTCAGTTGCAGCAGGTTCCGCAAGCGGCGACGACCGGAGCGCAGGGGCTGCAGGCCGGGGCACAAGGAGCCGGGGCACAGGGGGCCGGAGCGGCCGGCACGGCAACCTTGATCGTGGTTTGGTAAGGAACCTTTTCGCAGTAGACTTCGTCAATCGTCTTCTTGACGGGCACCACTTCGCAGTAGGTCTTTTCGACCTTGTCGGTCTTGGTGATGTTCTTGTAGCTGCAGTAGGTCACATCAACCATCTTCTTTTCTTGGATGGTCTTGCAAACCTTGCGGGTGCCGGTCTTCTTGACTTGGGCATACGTGCAGACTTGAACTTCGATTTCCTTGTTGACCGGGGTCACTTTGCAAACCTTGCGAACGCCCGAGCGAACTTCCGACTTGTAGCTGCACACGTTGACGATTTCTTCAACGGTGTGCGGCACCATCTTGGTCACGGTCTTGCAGACCGGTTCCATGACTTGGATCTTGGACTTCTTGTAGGTCACGCAGCCGGTGCAGGGATCGCAAACCGGGGTGCAGACTTCCTTGGTCACGCACTTGTGCTCGACAACTTGCACGCATTCCTTTTTGCAAACCGTCTTGCAAACCTTGGTCGGGGTCACAACCGGCACGCACACGGTGTAGGTGTACGGCTCATCGACCATCGTGGTTTGGTATTCGCAAACCGTACGCTTTTCGGTCTTGTAGGTCGGGACGCATTCGTAGTAGTCGTACGATTCGTCGACCAGCACGTTCTTGCACTCGACGACTTCAACCTTCTTCACTTCCGTGACCGGCGTGCAGACGGTGTAGGTCACATCTTCCATCTTCTTGACCAGGCGCGATTCGTGCACGGTCACTTCGACCTTGCGGGTCTTTTGTTCGTACTTGTACGCCGTCACCACTTGGTCGACGTACGTCATGCACGGAGCAGGAGCGGCGCACGAGGTGCATTCCGCGGCCGGGCATTCTTCGGCCTTGCTCTTCTTCTTGCAGATGCGGTCCAGCAGACCGGCTTCGGCGATGCTGCTACAGAGAATCAGGCAGGCCAGCGACAGAGCGCTCAACAGAGACTTTTTCATCGGTGTAAAACCCCTCGATGTTCCCCCAAGACGAACAGCTGAGCGACCTGCTCAACTGCCTCACCCGTGATGATACTCTAGCGAATAACTGCCTTCCCTGCCAATTATTTCTCCCCCAAACTACCCTTTTTCCGCATTTACCCTGATCTCACGATCCCTACAATCCCCCTCAAATTCACCGCTCTACCAGGTCCGGACAATCGTTCCGCTCGTTGGATTTTACCAGTTCCCCCGATCGAACCGCAAATTCCCAGCTTGGCGTTGGCAGGCGGTTGCCCCACTGTGATACGATTCAGAAAGACGTTCGGAGGCGATTGGGTCGCCGACAGGCCCATTCAGAAGCCTGTTCTGCTGCATCTTGTCTGGCTGCGAGATTCTCTCCATGCAATCGACACTCTGCTTGATCCTGGGCGGTGGCCGCGGTACGCGCTTGTATCCCCTCACCAAATCCCGCTCCAAACCAGCTGTCCCCGTGGGGGGAAAATATCGACTCATCGATATTCCCATCAGCAATTGCATCAACAGTGGCTTCAATCAGATTTATGTGCTCACGCAATTTTTGAGCGCCAGTCTGAATCGCCACATCGCAAACACTTACAAATTCGATATGTTTGGTAAGGGTTTCGTAGAAATCTTGGCCGCCCAACAGACCAACGAAAGCGCCAATTGGTATCAGGGTACCGCCGACGCCATCCGGCAGAATCGCCAGTATTTCGATACCGGGGCGTATCAGCACGTCATGATCCTGTCCGGGGATCAACTCTATCGCATGGATTTTCAAAAATTGATGGACACGCACCGCGAAAGCAAAGCGGACGTCACCCTGGCGATGATCCCCGTGCCCAAAGAGCAGACCAGCGGCTTCGGGCTCATCAAGGTGGATAGCAAGGGGCGCGTGAACGGATTCACCGAGAAGCCGAAGACCGACGCGGAATTGCAACCGTTCTACATTCCCGGCGAGTGGATCGAACGCCAAGGCGTGCAACCCAACGGCCGCAACTACTTGGCCAGCATGGGCATCTATCTGTTCAACACCAAGACGCTCATCGAAATGCTCGACTTCAAGCCATTGGCCACCGATTTCGGCAAAGAAGTCTTCCCCCGCCATTACAACGAATACCGCGTGCAGGCACACTTGTTTGATGGCTATTGGGAAGACCTCGGGACGATCAAATCGTATCACGAAGCAAGCCTGGCCTTGGCCGGGGATCATCCCCCGTTCGATTTCCACTCGCCCGATGGGGTGATTTTCACCCGCATGCGCTATCTGCCGGCCTCGCGGATTGTCAACGTCACCTTGGATCGCGCGCTGGTGGCGGATGGCTGCGTGATTCTGGATGGCACGAAAATTGTCAATACGTTGATCGGCGTTCGCAGTCGCATCGGGCGAAATGTCGTGCTGAAGGATACCGTCCTCATTGGCGCGGATCGCTTTGAGACCGACGCCGAGCGCGATGCCAACCGCACACGCGGGGTGCCGGATCTGGGCATCGGCGATGGCAGCGTGATCCAAAATGCGCTCATCGACAAAGACGCCCGCATTGGCCGCAACGTGAAAATTCTCAACGAAGCGAACGTGCAAGAATTTGATAGCGATTGCTACAGCATCCGCGATGGCATCGTAGTCATTCCGCGTGGCACGGTCATTCCCGATAACACTGTGATCTGATCCACCGGCCACACTCCGCGCCGCACTCCCCCGCCAGCGAGACTGCCATCGTTTGGCTGCGGGAAGGCGGCGCGAAGTCGCCGCTTCATCACGACGGCAAAAGCCCCTTCAAGGTGAGCAGCATCGTCACCCCCACCCCCACCCCGATCACGCCGCCAATCAACAGATATTCCATCTCCCAACTTCGTTGCATCGGCGTTTCGGTCCATGGGTCATCGGCGGTCGCGGCGACATCCTGCGGATCGCGGCTCATGGCATCGGCATCATCCAATCGGACGAAACCTGGCTCCTCATCTCGATTCCGCAAATAGACCATCACCAAGCTGACAATCCCGGAGAATCGCAACACCATATGCGTCAACGCTCCCAGCGGCAAATTCACATCGGGCGTCCCCACCAAGTGGATCAACTGGATGAAGCCGTAGGTGTTGGCCAGCAGCCACACCGATTGAAACCCGACGACTCCCGCGACGACTCCCAG
This DNA window, taken from Tuwongella immobilis, encodes the following:
- a CDS encoding glucose-1-phosphate adenylyltransferase, which encodes MQSTLCLILGGGRGTRLYPLTKSRSKPAVPVGGKYRLIDIPISNCINSGFNQIYVLTQFLSASLNRHIANTYKFDMFGKGFVEILAAQQTNESANWYQGTADAIRQNRQYFDTGAYQHVMILSGDQLYRMDFQKLMDTHRESKADVTLAMIPVPKEQTSGFGLIKVDSKGRVNGFTEKPKTDAELQPFYIPGEWIERQGVQPNGRNYLASMGIYLFNTKTLIEMLDFKPLATDFGKEVFPRHYNEYRVQAHLFDGYWEDLGTIKSYHEASLALAGDHPPFDFHSPDGVIFTRMRYLPASRIVNVTLDRALVADGCVILDGTKIVNTLIGVRSRIGRNVVLKDTVLIGADRFETDAERDANRTRGVPDLGIGDGSVIQNALIDKDARIGRNVKILNEANVQEFDSDCYSIRDGIVVIPRGTVIPDNTVI